One segment of Methanoculleus taiwanensis DNA contains the following:
- the cbiQ gene encoding cobalt ECF transporter T component CbiQ, whose translation MIDDLYYIEKHAYCISPIHRLDARIKLLLTLAVIVAIVAVPYSPKVIELGIIFILFFSVLWAVSRLSPGVYLRRLVLILPFGIFLIIFQIFFKNRYYEVFHPVLSLPFGIEVYAESVEFASILFAKFIVSVSFIILLSSTTRMQDLVDASARLGLPREFTLPLGMMIRYLFVFAEMFGKIRAAMETRCFDPLDRRLPYRYRLRQLGYTIGTIFIRSYEQGERTYTAMLCRGYGSDCTLHTRAKPLTRGEVSLFAASLFFIAASTLVVCLRG comes from the coding sequence ATGATCGACGATCTCTACTACATCGAGAAACACGCCTATTGCATAAGCCCCATCCACCGGCTCGACGCCCGGATCAAACTGCTGTTGACCCTTGCCGTGATCGTTGCCATCGTCGCCGTCCCGTACTCGCCGAAGGTCATCGAGCTCGGCATTATCTTTATTCTCTTCTTTTCGGTGCTCTGGGCAGTATCCCGCCTCTCTCCTGGTGTCTATCTCCGCAGGCTGGTGCTGATCCTTCCGTTCGGTATATTCCTCATCATCTTCCAGATATTCTTTAAAAACAGGTACTACGAGGTGTTCCATCCGGTTCTGTCCCTTCCGTTCGGGATAGAGGTGTATGCCGAGTCGGTCGAGTTCGCGTCGATCCTCTTTGCCAAGTTCATCGTCAGCGTATCGTTCATCATCCTGCTCTCGTCGACCACCCGCATGCAGGATCTCGTCGACGCATCCGCCCGGCTCGGGCTTCCACGGGAGTTTACTCTGCCGCTCGGCATGATGATCCGGTATCTCTTCGTCTTTGCGGAGATGTTTGGAAAGATCCGGGCTGCGATGGAGACACGGTGTTTCGACCCCCTCGATCGCCGTCTCCCCTACCGGTATCGTCTCCGGCAGCTCGGGTACACCATCGGGACGATCTTCATCAGATCGTACGAACAGGGAGAGCGAACCTATACGGCCATGCTCTGTCGGGGATACGGCAGCGACTGCACACTGCATACAAGGGCAAAGCCGCTCACCCGGGGGGAGGTCTCTCTCTTCGCCGCCTCGCTCTTCTTTATCGCCGCGAGCACGCTTGTTGTCTGCCTCCGTGGGTAA
- a CDS encoding ATP-binding cassette domain-containing protein, producing the protein MHLIETRNLSHVYRGNVAALSGVNFVAERASRIAVIGANGAGKSTLFKHFNGLLKPASGEVLIRGEPITKENLREIRKIVGIVFQNPDDQIFSPTVEQDVAFGPMNLGLDDETVAHRVDAALALLDIEHLRERVPHHLSGGEKKRVAIAGVIAMEPQVLVLDEPTAGLDPQGVASLVEFVNTLPQKYGMTVIFSTHHVELVPEVADYIYVMDQGKIAAKGSIDDIFARQELLVRTRLEVPTIPRLIATLRDNGIDVDMAYTFDGAKRSLLDAYARRA; encoded by the coding sequence ATGCATCTGATCGAGACCCGGAACCTCTCCCACGTCTACCGTGGTAATGTGGCCGCACTCTCGGGCGTCAATTTTGTCGCGGAGAGAGCGTCCCGCATCGCCGTCATCGGTGCGAATGGAGCGGGGAAGAGTACGCTCTTCAAGCATTTCAACGGACTCTTAAAGCCGGCCTCAGGAGAGGTGCTGATCCGTGGTGAACCGATCACGAAGGAGAACCTCCGGGAGATCCGAAAGATAGTGGGTATCGTCTTTCAGAATCCGGACGACCAGATCTTCTCGCCGACGGTGGAACAGGACGTGGCTTTCGGGCCGATGAACCTCGGTCTCGACGACGAGACGGTAGCGCACCGGGTGGATGCCGCTCTTGCCCTGCTCGATATCGAGCACCTGCGCGAACGGGTGCCGCACCACCTCTCCGGGGGTGAAAAGAAGCGCGTCGCCATAGCCGGTGTGATAGCCATGGAGCCGCAGGTGCTGGTTCTCGACGAACCCACTGCCGGGCTTGACCCGCAGGGCGTCGCGAGCCTCGTCGAGTTTGTCAATACGCTTCCGCAGAAATACGGCATGACCGTGATCTTCTCGACGCACCACGTCGAGCTCGTGCCTGAGGTCGCTGACTACATCTACGTCATGGATCAGGGGAAGATCGCGGCAAAGGGCAGTATCGATGATATCTTCGCGAGGCAGGAGCTCCTCGTCCGCACCCGTCTTGAGGTTCCGACCATACCGAGGCTGATCGCAACGCTTCGGGATAACGGAATCGACGTCGATATGGCATACACCTTCGACGGGGCGAAGCGGTCGCTCCTGGATGCATACGCGAGGCGGGCATGA
- a CDS encoding PDGLE domain-containing protein gives MDRRMIILGGIAVALIIAVAAPFLASGSPDGLESAFYGIYGAKSLTGDAIDEEAAEHAEGQIVEVTGNSFAYDSPLPDYTVPGMDKPGEVLAVVLGTLVLFGIAYGVARISARPDN, from the coding sequence ATGGATCGGAGAATGATCATCCTCGGCGGCATCGCCGTCGCCCTGATCATCGCGGTTGCAGCTCCGTTTCTCGCCTCCGGAAGCCCTGACGGCCTTGAGAGTGCGTTTTACGGGATTTATGGGGCAAAGTCCCTTACCGGCGATGCGATCGATGAAGAAGCGGCGGAGCATGCGGAAGGGCAGATCGTGGAAGTGACGGGGAACTCCTTCGCCTACGACTCGCCTCTCCCTGATTACACTGTCCCGGGCATGGACAAACCCGGCGAAGTTCTGGCCGTCGTCCTCGGGACTCTGGTTCTCTTCGGGATCGCCTACGGCGTTGCCCGGATCTCTGCACGTCCCGATAATTAG
- the cbiM gene encoding cobalt transporter CbiM, translating into MHIPDAFIPLTQAAVYWIVALIFIALSLRWARQSMGEEKVPLVAVLAAGIFAIQALNIPIPWGTSGHMVGAALAAIVLGSPFAAVFVLTLVLLVQGVIFGDGGITVMGANIVNMGVIGGFVGYYTYTALRGLTRNAYAAAFIAGWASLFVSAIACAFELAIAGTFPLELGLISMGLYHAVIGGIEGGITAIALYLIASARPDIMEQPLGVSS; encoded by the coding sequence ATGCATATTCCTGATGCGTTCATACCCCTGACACAGGCCGCTGTTTACTGGATTGTTGCTCTGATATTCATTGCACTCTCCCTCCGGTGGGCGCGGCAGTCTATGGGTGAAGAGAAGGTGCCGCTCGTGGCGGTACTTGCGGCAGGCATCTTTGCCATCCAGGCACTGAATATCCCTATCCCGTGGGGTACCAGCGGGCATATGGTCGGTGCGGCTCTTGCTGCCATCGTCCTCGGTTCCCCGTTTGCCGCTGTATTCGTCCTGACGCTGGTTCTGCTGGTCCAGGGTGTCATCTTCGGTGACGGCGGTATCACCGTGATGGGTGCGAATATCGTCAATATGGGAGTCATCGGCGGTTTCGTCGGGTACTACACGTACACGGCTCTCCGTGGGCTCACGCGGAACGCTTATGCCGCCGCATTTATTGCGGGGTGGGCGTCGCTCTTCGTCTCCGCCATCGCCTGCGCTTTCGAACTTGCTATTGCCGGCACGTTCCCGCTTGAGCTTGGTCTCATCTCAATGGGCCTCTACCATGCCGTCATAGGAGGCATTGAGGGAGGTATTACCGCGATAGCTCTCTACCTTATTGCGTCGGCGCGGCCGGACATCATGGAGCAGCCTCTGGGGGTGAGCAGCTGA
- a CDS encoding geranylgeranyl reductase family protein, producing the protein MVYDVVVVGAGPAGSAAARFCAEHGLKTLLVEEHAAVGYPVQCAGLLSVSAFEVCRVSVRSILNEVRGARMVSGLGGEVCFDAGKTKAYVVDRAVLDREMAEEAARAGAELRLKTYVAGIRDGNLLTRGLGGREEIPFRLLIAADGPRSSIARMLGMERSSIYLSGVQADLPCEIDPRYVEVHPNASPDFFGWVIPVNNRRARVGLCSGAFTKERFAAFARQYPAGCVHLVSGTIPLGVMPRTYGHKTLFVGDAAGFAKPTSGGGVYTGVRSAEHAACVASACCEKGMFNDGALREYETRWWQDFGKELSVGLKLLKMRQAMTPEEIDRLCRVMDDPEILETIVRFGDMDRPSALVRRLAVKPSFLKAAGVIFASGLRHILKN; encoded by the coding sequence CTGGTCTACGATGTTGTAGTGGTGGGAGCCGGCCCTGCGGGAAGTGCTGCTGCCAGGTTCTGTGCCGAGCACGGGTTAAAGACGCTCCTTGTCGAGGAGCACGCCGCCGTCGGGTATCCCGTCCAGTGTGCCGGCCTTCTGAGCGTTTCGGCATTCGAAGTCTGTCGTGTCTCTGTTCGGTCGATCTTAAACGAAGTCCGTGGTGCCCGGATGGTATCCGGTCTCGGGGGCGAGGTCTGTTTCGACGCCGGAAAGACGAAGGCGTATGTCGTCGACCGTGCCGTCCTCGACCGGGAGATGGCGGAAGAGGCTGCCCGTGCTGGTGCCGAGCTTCGGCTCAAAACCTATGTTGCCGGGATCCGCGACGGAAACCTTCTGACGCGGGGGCTCGGTGGCCGCGAGGAGATCCCGTTCCGTCTCCTGATCGCTGCAGACGGGCCGCGAAGTTCCATTGCCCGGATGCTCGGTATGGAGCGTTCATCGATCTATCTCTCCGGTGTCCAGGCCGATCTGCCGTGCGAGATAGACCCGCGTTACGTCGAGGTGCACCCGAACGCTTCGCCTGATTTCTTCGGATGGGTGATCCCGGTGAATAATCGGCGTGCCAGGGTCGGCCTCTGCAGCGGTGCTTTCACGAAAGAGCGTTTCGCTGCGTTCGCCCGGCAGTATCCGGCAGGGTGCGTTCACCTGGTATCGGGCACCATACCGCTCGGGGTGATGCCCCGGACGTACGGGCATAAGACGCTCTTTGTCGGAGATGCGGCCGGGTTCGCAAAACCCACGTCCGGTGGAGGTGTCTACACCGGTGTCCGCTCCGCAGAGCACGCAGCTTGCGTGGCATCGGCATGCTGTGAAAAGGGAATGTTCAACGACGGCGCCCTGCGGGAGTATGAAACCCGGTGGTGGCAGGATTTCGGAAAGGAGCTCTCCGTTGGATTAAAACTTTTAAAAATGCGGCAGGCAATGACCCCGGAAGAGATCGATCGCCTCTGCAGAGTGATGGACGACCCGGAGATCCTTGAGACGATTGTGCGGTTCGGGGATATGGATCGTCCAAGTGCGCTGGTGCGCCGCCTGGCGGTAAAACCTTCGTTCCTCAAAGCGGCAGGCGTTATTTTTGCTTCGGGTCTCCGCCATATTCTGAAAAATTGA
- the pth2 gene encoding peptidyl-tRNA hydrolase Pth2, producing MPDIPDFKWKQCLIVRNDIKMSCGKKCAQIAHAAIGAYEKADKIARKNWFDEGQKKVVLKANSERQLFEIKTIAEQAGIAASIIQDAGLTEIPPGTVTALGLGPARSETLDRITGDLSLL from the coding sequence ATGCCGGACATACCCGATTTTAAGTGGAAACAGTGTCTGATCGTGCGCAATGACATTAAGATGAGTTGCGGGAAGAAATGCGCCCAGATAGCCCACGCAGCCATCGGAGCTTACGAAAAAGCCGATAAAATTGCGAGGAAGAACTGGTTTGACGAAGGGCAGAAGAAGGTGGTGCTCAAGGCAAACTCCGAGCGGCAACTCTTCGAGATCAAAACGATAGCCGAACAGGCAGGGATAGCAGCTTCGATCATTCAGGACGCCGGCCTCACCGAGATCCCTCCCGGCACCGTGACTGCGCTCGGCCTCGGGCCGGCGAGGAGCGAAACGCTCGACCGGATCACCGGCGATCTCTCACTCCTATGA